In Heteronotia binoei isolate CCM8104 ecotype False Entrance Well chromosome 4, APGP_CSIRO_Hbin_v1, whole genome shotgun sequence, a genomic segment contains:
- the LOC132569784 gene encoding mapk-regulated corepressor-interacting protein 1-like yields the protein MTSSPVSRVVYNGKRNSSPRSPGNSSEIFTPAHEENVRFIYEAWQCVERDLRSQMAGGERGLVEEYVEKIPNPSLKAFKPVDLSDLKRRNTQDAKKS from the coding sequence ATGACAAGCTCCCCTGTTTCCAGAGTTGTTTACAATGGCAAGAGAAACAGCAGCCCTCGCTCCCCAGGCAACAGCAGTGAGATCTTCACTCCTGCACATGAGGAGAATGTGCGCTTCATCTATGAAGCATGGCAATGTGTGGAGCGGGATCTCCGCAGCCAGATGGCAGGTGGCGAACGGGGCCTTGTGGAGGAGTATGTGGAAAAGATACCAAACCCCAGTCTGAAGGCTTTCAAACCTGTTGATTTGAGTGACCTAAAGCGGCGGAACACACAGGATGCTAAGAAATCCTAA